The proteins below come from a single Oncorhynchus keta strain PuntledgeMale-10-30-2019 chromosome 32, Oket_V2, whole genome shotgun sequence genomic window:
- the LOC118373987 gene encoding zinc finger protein OZF-like isoform X2, translating to MSSLSYSPPAEEEVVCWTEKEALVKEEAEEKDVTIQKQVEGEAVTVKEEEDAFRVKEEEDVTVKEKEEDAVFRVEDEVKEDEDVFGMKAEEGEITVTLEEHEEEKTGELINTSKYRERQDNRGSFVEPRHVADEAEKSLSASEQLKKHQQRPTGKKSHCCSDCGKILNSSVKLKIHQRIHTGEKPFGCTQCGKSFFRLQTLKSHQRIHTGEKPYSCDQCGKSFTQLNSLIVHQRTHTGEKSYSCSQCGKSFSTSSYLTIHQRTHTGEKPYSCNQCRKSFTQLNSLVVHKRTHTGEKPFGCDQCGKSFGTSGCLNTHQRTHTGEKPYTCDQCGKSFGTSGSLNTHQRTHTGEKSYSCIQCGKSFTQLNSLIVHQRTHTGEKPYSCEQCGKGFTTSSQLTLHQRIHTGEKPYSCDQCGKSFTTSSQLTIHQRTHTGHTLYSCTQCGKSFSTSSYLTIHQRTHTGEKPFSCNHCGRNFTWLNSLVSHQRTHTGEKPHSCNQCGKRYSDKRSLTKHQKIHVVS from the exons ATGAGCTCACTAAGCTACTCTCCTCCTGCTGAAGAAGAGgtggtctgctggacggagaagGAAGCTCTCGTCAAAGAGGAGGCGGAAGAGAAAGAtgttacaatacaaaaacaagtagagggtgaggcGGTTAccgtgaaagaagaggaagacgccttcagagtgaaagaggaggaggatgttactgTAAAAGAAAAGGAGGAAGATGCCGTTTTTAGAGTGGAGGATGAAGTGAAAGAAGATGAAGACGTTTTTGGAATGAAGGCTGAAGAGGGGGAGATTACTGTCACATTAGAGGAGCACGAAGAAGAGAAGACTGGAGAACTGATTAACACCAGTAAATACA gagagagacaggacaatCGTGGATCCTTTGTGGAGCCTCGACATGTTGCTGACGAGGCAGAGAAAAGTCTCTCCGCATCAGAACAACTCAAGAAACACCAGCAGAGACCTACCGGGAAGAAAtctcactgctgctctgactgtgggaaaatATTAAACTCTTCAGTAAAACTTAAAATACATCAAAGaattcacactggagagaaaccatttggctgtactcaatgtgggaagagtttttttCGGCTACAAACCCTGAAatcacaccagagaatacacactggggagaaaccttatagctgtgatcaatgtgggaagagttttactcagctAAACAGCCTGATTGTACACCAgcggacacacacaggagaaaaatcTTATAGCTGTAGTCAATGTGGTAAGAGTTTTTCTACATCTAGCTATCTAactatacaccagagaacacacacaggagagaaaccatatagctgtaatcaatgtaggaagagttttactcagctAAACAGCCTGGTAGTACACAAgcggacacacacaggagagaaaccttttggctgtgatcaatgtggaaagagttttgGTACATCTGGCTGCCTGAAtacacaccagagaacacacacaggagagaaaccttatacctgtgatcaatgtgggaagagttttggtaCATCTGGCTCCCTGAAtacacaccagagaacacacacaggagagaaatcgtATAGCTGTAttcagtgtgggaagagttttactcagctAAACAGCCTGATAGTACACCAgcggacacacacaggagagaaaccttatagctgtgaacAATGTGGGAAGGGTTTTACTACATCTAGCCAGCTGACTTTACACCAGAgaatacatacaggagagaaaccttatagctgtgatcaatgtgggaagagttttacgacatctagccagctaactatacaccagagaacacacacaggacataCTCTTTATAGCTgtactcaatgtgggaagagtttttctACATCTAGTTATCTAactatacaccagagaacacacacaggagagaaaccatttagctgtAATCATTGTGGGAGGAATTTTACTTGGCTCAACAGCCtggtatcacaccagagaacacacacaggagaaaaacctcatagctgtaatcaatgtgggaagagatacTCTGATAAGAGATCTCTGACtaaacatcagaaaatacatgttgtttcatga